gcattgtaaagcacagagaggtatggtaaagcatagggaagctttgtaaagcacagagaggtctggtaaagcatagggaagcattgtaaagcacagagaggtgtggtaaagcatagggaagcattgtaaagcacagagaggaatggtaaagcatagggaagcattgtaaagcacagagaggaatggtaaagcatagtgaagcattgtaaagcacagagaggtctggtgaagcattgtaaagcacagagaggtctggtaaagcatagggaagcattgtaaagcacagagaggtgtggtaaagcatagggaagcattgtaaaacacagagaggtctggtaaagcatagggaagcattgtaaagcacagagaggtctggtaaagcatagggaagcattgtaaagcacagagaggcctggtaaagcatagggaagcattgtaaagcacagagaggtgtggtaaagcatagggaagcattgtaaaacacagagaggtctggtaaagcatagggaagcattgtaaagcacagagaggtctggtaaagcatagggaagcattgtaaaacacagagaggtctggtaaagcatagggaagcattgtaaagcacagagaggtctggtaaagcatagggaagcattgtaaagcacagagaggtatggtaaagcatagggaagcattgtaaagcacagagaggtgtggtaaagcatagggaagcattgtaaaacacagagaggtctggtaaagcatagggaagcattgtaaagcacagagagggctggtaaagcatattgaaaaacatggcaaaccagggtatactatggtaaatgcacagtataatcatgggaaaaacATAACTTTTCGAAGGGGTATAATAATAGTAACACTTGCCTCCTCTCCCTCCAGGTATTATCTATTTGCCCTGATCATGAACCTGAGCCGGGACGTCTATGAGCTCAGCTTGCTGATGGAGAGAGAGCTTCGGGGTCCCAAGGGCAGCAATGTGTGCTCCAGCCCCGTCTCGGAGAGCAGGGAGGCAGCGTCGGGGTCGGGCCTGGGCCTCCCCGCGCTGCCCCAGCGCCTGCGAGCGCAGCTCCTCCTGCTGGCCACGGTGCTGCGGTGCAACCCGCCCCTGCTGCTGGACCTGCTGAAGAACACCTGCGACCTGTTCATCCCGCTGGACCGGCTGGGTCTGTACAGAACCAACCCCGGCTTCGTGGGGGCCTGCGGGCTCGCCTCCTCCCTGATGTCCATCCTCACCATCACATACCCCTGGCTCAAACTGAAACCCTGAGGGAGGGggcgccacacacacacacacacaccctgatacacacacacacacacacgcacacacaaacacacacacacacaccctgatacacacacaaacacacacacacacacacacgcacacactgatacacacacacacacacgcacacacacacacacacactgatacacacacgcacacacacacacacacacactccctgctcTCCATCCTCACCATCACATACCCCTGGCTCAAACTGAAACCATGAGGAAGGGgacgccacacacacacacacactcacacgcacacacactgatacacacacacacactccctgctcTCCATCCTCACCATCACATACCTCTGGCTCAAACTGAAACCCTGAGGGAGGGgacgccacacacacacacacatgcacacacacacgcgcacacacacacacactgatacacacacacacactgatacacacacacacatacgcacgcacgcacgcacacactgatacacacacactttttcagtgtcttcatatTGAAGAGCAGTTCtcgttgaaacgtttgtcattataaatgtgttttttgttttaaagtcaaACTGTTAAGAACAAGGGGAGCTGTATAAAACTCATCTTCGCTTTACTGCCACTCacatttcttttgtgtgtgtgttttctttttacactCCCCTCTGATGATTCTGCAGTGTCTATATTATCAAGCTGTACCGAGCGCTGTGGTGTAAATTGACTGATCATGATATCATCCACCTTGTAAATGaagattgtaaataaaatgtaaaaaaaaatgctttgcctAATTCAAACATATgtacaaaaatgaataaataattcgAGAAGCAGGAAAGACTCTGACTGCGATGGTAATATTGAGTGTGTGGATGCAGAATGCCAGTGGCAGGtgagtttattaataaatacacacgGGTGGGCTAATTCATTCTCTGTGTGTCCTGTTTCAACCTCAAAgcagctgtgtttttttctttcaaacagcAGGAGTTCATTGAAGACGGGAGTCTAATGGTTTGTAAACGCAGTCCTGCAGGGCGTGATTCAGTTTATATGGATTCACTGTTGTAAAAGGATAACCTACAAGTGAATTAAATATTTCCTATTGAAGTGGTTTTAATGGAGCCACCATAGGGGATATAACAGACGAACTTGTCTGTTGCCATATGTGTTTATTCTTTTTCAAGGGACTCCTCCTGCATGGACCGATTTGAGCACCATAACTCCGTACTCCCCACTAAAACAGTCCTGTAACAGATTTCAGAGTGCTGTTTTATGAGATGTGATCAATGTTAAAGATGTACCATCTTGTAATATTCACCACATCCCCTAATGCTGAAGACTGATACATGACTTGTTTAGGGGAGAGATTTATCCCGCAGAATACGACGTGCTGTTAGAAATCGCATTACTGTAGTTGAAGATCTGCTATAAATTGAAGtcattaaggaggctgtgtggtccagtggttaaagtccagggcttgtaaccagaaggtcacgggttcaaatcccacctctgccactgggtgtgtgaccctgagcaagtcactgaacctccttgtgctccgtcctgcggctgagatgttaaatcagtgtcctattgtaagtgactctgcatataatgcacagttcacagcctgcctctgtaaagcgctttgtgatggtggtccactgtgaaaagCTATATCAAAACaaatatgttatgttatgttatttgGTAATTAAAATTGTGTCCCTTTTTGCAAATGCACAGTGTTTCGGTGTCAAGGAAGCCTGCTGcgcagtgtttaaaatgtataatgtaatgAAGTCAGCAGTtttggcaaacttttttttttaatgatttctcTCCAAGCGAGACAGCGATGTCTTCAGGTCCCCACCCCTCCCTGCACGCTCGTGGTAAATAACGGATTGCACTGGCCGAGGTAATTTCCAGATTCCCCAGGGCGTGCACGCATCACATGCGGATGAACCGTGCAAATCAATCACAGTAAAAGTATTTTCATATACGGCTCCGAGCGCTCCCTGCAGCCCGACAGAAGGAAAGTGACCGACTTGCAGTAAGGCGTCTGTTCGCGTTGCGTTGCGCTGCACCTTGATTGGGTCTCGCTATCCGAACCGTTCAAACACGGAGTCCGCAGGCGGGTTTTCTCTCCTTCACTCATAAAACtgcatcagttttttttaataacacctAACATCAAACTCAACGCAGCATACCTCGGAGGAAGTTTTAGGCTAGGCACCCCATTCCAGCTGGAGGTAAGAATGATCCTGTCTTTATTGATGTAATTAATGGTTGTATTAACGCGTTACGAGTATAAGTGTGTTTAGTTTGGGCATCATGTGCTATTCCACATGGTATAGCCCGTGTTTGTTAAGTGacattttaagttattttttaattttatatataaaaaaaagcatgacgttaaattcctttctttctttctttctttctttctttctttctttctttcatttcagtCGCGACAATCCCTGTTCTGCCAACTTAGCCAAAGATGTGTGTTTGTAAGTGTTTTAAGACGCTCATTCATTAAGACGCTCGTTTTAAGACGCTCTTTTTTAAGACGCTCATTCATTAAGACGCTCGTTTTAAGACGCTCTTTTTTTTAAGACGCTCGTTTTAAGACGCTCGTTTTAAGACGCTCTTTTTTTAAGACGCTCATTTTAAGACGTTCGTTTTAAGACGCTCTTTTTTTTAAGACGCTCGTTTTAAGACGCTCTTTTTTTTAAGACGCTCTTTTTTTTAAGACGCTCGTTTTAAGACGCTCTTTTTTTAAGACGCTCGTTTTAAgacgctctttttttttttaagacgctCGTTTTAAGACGCTCAAAgtctcaattaaaaaataatcattcCACTTTAGAAACTTTTGATTACAATCCGTTTTGATGGATTTGTTTTGATATGAGGCGCATTATTCTTGCAGTGTATCTGCAGGTTCGCCTATAATCCAGTTTTCACTGGGACACGCTTCTGTATGATTGTGTTGCCCGGCACAGATCCAGTTTAACCCCTGAATTAAAAACACGATTCTTTGAAATCTCACATGACTCGAGTTTATTagtccagaaagaaaaaaacaacaacgtacGAGGTATATATTAGCACactagggaggctgtgtggtccagtggttaaagaaaagggcttgtaaccaggaggtccccggttcaaatcccacctcagccactgactcattgtgtgaccctgagcaagtcacttcacctccttgtgctccgtctttcgggtgagacgtagttgtaagtgactctgcagctgatgcatagttcacacaccctagtctctgtaagtcgccttggataaaggcgtctgctaaataaacaaataataataataataataataccatacctctctgtgctttacaatgcttccctatgctttaccagacctctctgtgctttacaatgcttccctatgctttaccagacagacctctctgtggtttacaatgcttccctatgctttaccagacctctctgtgctttacaatgcttccctatgctttaccacacctctctgtgctttacaatgcttccctatgctttaccagacctctctgtgctttacaatgtttccctatgctttaccacacctctctgtgctttacaatgcttccctgtgctttaccagacctctctgtgctttacaatgcttccctatgctttaccagacctctctgtgttttacaatgcttccctatgctttaccagacctatctgtgctttacaatgcttccctatgctttaccagacctctctgtgttttacaatgcttccctatgctttaccagacctctctgtgctttacaatgcttccctatgctttaccagacctctctgtgctttacaatgcttccctatgctttaccagacctctctgtgctttacaatgcttccctatgctttaccagacctatctgtgctttacaatgcttccctatgctttaccagacctctctgtgttttacaatgcttccctatgctttaccacacctctctgtgctttacaatgcttccctatgctttaccagacctctctgtgttttacaatgcttccctatgctttaccagacctctctgtgctttgcaatgcttccctatgctttaccagacctctctgtgctttacaatgcttccctatgctttaccacacctctctgtgctttacaatgcttccctatgctttaccagacctctctgtgttttacagtacctgcctgtgttttgccatgctttcactgtgctttattaaacttcacTATGCTGTTACTGTGGAAAAGTTTTATAGGGAAAAAGCAACAAACCCTTAAAAAGCCtctctgtttgtgttgtgtttcagGAAGCTTTCTGTAAGACAATGGCAGAGGAGCACGATCAGAACGATGAAGTAAGTTGCATTGGCGAGGCTCAGTCTCCCGGGGCTCACCAGCACAGGCATGTTTTCACTAGGGTGCTGTTTTGCTGTTTTGCTTTTAATCATGTTTTCTCCATGCACCTATTGTAGCTTTTGATTTCTAAAGTGTTGTCAATGCATTGCTTATTACCTGTGCATGTGTCATTATTACCTGTGCACGTGCCATTATTACCTGTGCATGTGTCATTATTACCTGTGTACGTGTCATTATTACCTGTGCATGTGTCATTATTACCTGTGCATGTGTCATTATTACCTGTGCATGTGTCATTATTACCTGTGCATGTGTCATTATTACCTGTGCATGTGTCATTATTACCTGTGTACGTGTCATTATTACCTGTGCATGTGTCATTATTACCTATGCATGTGTCATTATTACCTGTGTACGTGTCATTATTACCTGTGCATGTGTCATTATTACCTGTGCATGTGTCATTATTACCTGTGCACGTGTCATTATTACCTGTGCATGTGTCATTATTACCTGTGCACGTGTCATTATTACCTGTTCGCGTGTCATTATTACCTGTGCGCGTGTCATTATTACCTGTGCACGTGTCATTGTTCTCTCCCTGCAGGTCAGTGCAGTGTCTGCTTGTTGTAACTGTGTGTTCTCTCCCTGCAGGTCAGTGCAGTGTCTTCTTGTTGTTACTGTGTGTTCTCTCCCTGCAGGTCAGTGCAGTGTCTTCTTGTTGTGACTGTGTGTTCTCTCCCTGCAGGTCAGTGCAGTGTCTGTTTGTTGTGACTGTGTGTTCTCTCCCTGCAGGTCAGTGCAGTGTCTTCTTGTTGTGACTGTGTGTTCTCTCCCTGCAGGTCAGTGCAGTGTCTCGGCTGGCCTGTCTGCCCCTCTTCCACACCACCCTGCAGGTGGTGTCTGCGGTGTACAGCGAGGTGAAGGGCTCCAACCCGCTGCTGGGCATCCTGTGCTCCGTGGCAGAGATGGGGGTCCGGAGCGTGGGCAAGGCGGCTGCCAGCCGAGCCACGCCCCTGCTGGAGAGACTGGAGCCACAGAGTGAGTGAAACGAGCGGGGGAACAACGCAGGCTTGGGAGGGTCGACTTCACACCCAAGCAAGGCAGAGACAGCGCAGGCTTGGGAGGGTCGACTTCACACCCAAGCAAGGCAGAGACAGCCCTGAACCCCGATCACTTTATTACAGTATTCCAGTGTGAATCCCAGTCTGCGATTTGACATTAAGGTCAAGGATTAGCAGtgaaatactttttattattattatttatttcttagcagacgcccttatccagggcgacttacaatatcacattatttttgcatacaattacccatttatacagttgggtttttttactggaacaatctaggtaaagtaccttgctcaagggtacagcagcagtgtccccaccagggattgaacccacgaccctctggtcaagagtccagagccctaaccactactccacactgctgccgttaCTACACACTTTGACGTTGTGTAAGATTTACAGGTTTAATTGCTCACACTAACAGTGCCCAGATGTTTTATGTCAGAGGGGTGTGGTCAAGATTCAAAGTGTCCGAGCCTGTTTCCATTAAGTACAGTAACATTTGACCTATTAATAACAAGCAAAGAGAAAAACGACACACTCTGCGATGCACcgtttggccaccagagggcactTCAGCGATAGCAGTGAAGTAGAATTGAGAACGCTGCAAAAGAACCCTGGAATGCACCTGtatacacacacgcgcacacaggAATAGCACTGACGGCATCACGTGATTCTTAAGGGTAAGGTTGAGGGTTTGAGGTTAGGTTCTAGGGCAGGGGTCTCCTCTGCTCCTCCTCACTGAGGAGCTGCGCTGTTTTGCTGCTTGCTGTAAGATAATATTTCCTCAATGCAGTCGTTACGTTACTATTACAGGTGCCTGTTTCTGTTGAATCTCCTAAAGGTTTAAACTTCAGGATTCAACGCGTTTATATAACTCAGTCCTGGGATGTATTCTCCTGGTTTCCCGATATTAAACTCACGGTATCTCTGCTTGAGAGCTGTCTGTAATACTGCCCAATAACAAATACAGAACCTGTGAGCGCCCGGACAACACAAATCATTCAATCAGAAACCAATCACAGATCTGGATGGCAGAGGTCCACCGCAATAAACACTACGATAAAGGAAACGGACAGGGCAGTTGCAATATGAAGCACAGAAGCAAATCAATAAAACTTTCTCCTATTCATAGCGCTGGTTTTGTCTTGAATctccagcacagtgcagcacacgTGCCGTGCTGGAGTGGAGTGCAACGCCTCCAGCTAAGCGCAGAAGCACATGCATGTCAGTGCGCCCTGAGTTTAATACCATTGCAAGCAGGCTCGCTGCAACACATTGAAGGGCCACGTGAGGAGGCAGCTGTTGCCAGGGAAACACTTGGCTCTCATTCCGCTCTGCCTCGTCGGATCGCGTTTTTCGGACCGCAGCTCTGCGTCACCCAGCCGTGGCGGATCCCTGTTGTTTTTCAGAGCTGTTTCAGGCGATTTATTCATCAGTTGAAAGGAGTTTTATAAAAAGCAGCGGACGGGGAATGCTATTGAAAGCGTTGTATTTGGTGGTTTATTTGTGGTTTGTTCTGTCCCGGTTCTTGTTTTCATTCACTGCCGTATTCCACAGTATAAACGTGACCACGTAATCCGCCACATTCATTCCGTGGCAGTGttaaatttattttcatatttcaatGCGTTTATTTGATTAATGTTCAATAGTGCTGCACAGTGAGTGTTTTTACCAAACCCAGGCAAGGGTTAACGTGGAGCCTTGGATATTTACCTGTCCCACAAATTTAAATGTACCTgaatttgttcatttataatgcctcGACCTTTAATAAAGCAAATACTACGACTGCCTCTGAGATGGGATATTTTCACATTTCCGATGGACCCCAGGAGCCAATTAAATCAGATTTGACAGGCTgtgctgtatgtattttttgaagGTTTTGTTTAACCTTATTGATAATTAGTAAAATCAACTCTTCAGCCCTGTGTGCAGGCGGTGTGTTCGTTGTGTGTTGAAGAGCAATCTGAAGTCTTGCACCCTGACCCTGTGCATTCAATGGCACCTTTGTGATGGATTCAAGACACTGTTCTGCATCTCCAAAGCAGCGATAGCACAAACACAAACTCACCATGAAGCCAGTCTAAAACTCAATGCAATATCAGACCGATACAACTGCAGTGTCCAATCAGCACCAATACATACAAGTCAAAGATCGTCTGTGTGTATCGCTGTATAATTGCTATTGATAAATTCATTcaacctccagtctctctctctctctctctctctctctctctctctctctctctctctctctctctctctctctctctctctctctctctctctctccccctcctttacAATCCTAACTGGCACCGACAGACTGAGTTCTGATTGAATTTGATCTCAAATCTGTTGCCCCTTATAAAATAATCCTTTTTAGCCAGCCGGCTTTCAATTACTAAGAATTAAAAGATGACTGCTAATAaaatatttcattatttgaaCCTGTGCTCACAGCTCCTTCCATTAAGCCCTGGGATCcacctagttgcccttctctgtacatTTTCaagtgtaataattattattattagtttatttagcagacgcctttatccaaggcgacttacagagactagggtgtgtgaactatgcatcagctgcagagtcacttacaactacgtctcacccgaaagacggagcacaaggaggttaagtgacttgctcaggatcacacaatgagtcagtggctgaggtgggatttgaaccggggacctcctggttacaagcccttttctttaaccgctggaccactgGTAGTTTATAACACTAAGTGGGGATTTAACTTGAACACAATAGCAGGTGTTCAATCACAGAGTCCTGATTGAATTTGATCTCTGCTGGGGGCATGGAACAAGCCTGATTTCAGACCGCTTTCAAACTCAGTCCCTGTGGCAGGTGGAAACGTGGGCGGGTTTATTTTGATCTGATTGCGATTCAGTTCCAGCAAGGTGAGTCTGGTTTGCTTTAGTGTGAATGCAGAATCGTGCAATGTAGCTGTACTGTAGTGTGCACAGAGAACTGCAGACTCAAGTTTATTGTTTAGAGTCCTGATTATTTCAGCATGATACGCAATGGTTTCTAATACACAACCTTCGATTTGAATATATGGATGAAATGGTTGCAGTGCGTGCAGGTAGTGTGGATGGGGGAGAAAGCGGTGAAATATGTCTGATTGATGTTTCTTGTTTGATTCCAGTTGCAGCTGTTAACAGCTTTGCGTGTGAAGGCCTGGACCAGTTAGAGATCAGGTTCCCAATCCTAAACCAGTCCGCAGAAGAGGTAACGAGTCTGTAGGGCTCATCTGCAttttttgttaaccctttaatACCCACGTGTTTTTGTAGAGTTGAAAGCTGCCTTACccattaggggtgtgctgatactcgggtattaaataaatccattcattaaagtGTTGAAAACCAGAACAGCTGTCCTTccttcacctttacaactgaggaCCAATCAATGGCGATTAacttctgtgttttaaaagccgattacAAGCAAATGTGTCCGTACTGCTGTAAGGAAGCTGAAAACTATCGATGGGTACGGTACACGAAAATCCGCTTCCAGATGGCTTTTAAAACCCTCCGTGTGGAGCTTAATTGgcactcagttgtaaaggtgagggaaggacagcgtttcttgttttgaaatcaacacgttaatttattgaatacctgccgataaatccTTCAGCACAGCCCTAGTCTAGTCTCAAGCAGTACGCTGAAGGGGTGAGAGAGCCTGACCTCCTGTTCCCGCAGGTGGCCGTCCACTTGAAAGACGCCCTGTACCTGACGCTGGACGACCTGCGGTGCAGCTTCAACAACAAGCTGGACGGCGCGGTGGAGCGGACCGCAGCCTCGCTGGAGGGGACAAGGGCCGTCCTCACCTCACAGGCCAGTCTCCTGCTGAGCTCCGGCCCGGGTCAGGCGCTTGTCCTGGGCTTCGACAATGTGCTGACCCGCTCCGAGGAACTGGCCGACTACTACCTGTCCCTCCCCGAGGAAGAGATGTGTAAGAAACCGCAGGATTGTATTCATTGAGCCAGGGGTGGACTCAGGCTTCG
This DNA window, taken from Acipenser ruthenus chromosome 35, fAciRut3.2 maternal haplotype, whole genome shotgun sequence, encodes the following:
- the LOC117395430 gene encoding peroxisomal membrane protein 11B-like, which codes for MDSWVRFSAQSQAKERLFRAAQYACTLLGYTFQKSGASPDLVAKIKQLEAHMSLGRKLFRLGSSADALEAAKRGVHLSDSVLRLCITVAHLNRAMYFACDNILWAGKAGLVRKLDQEKWSQRSFRYYLFALIMNLSRDVYELSLLMERELRGPKGSNVCSSPVSESREAASGSGLGLPALPQRLRAQLLLLATVLRCNPPLLLDLLKNTCDLFIPLDRLGLYRTNPGFVGACGLASSLMSILTITYPWLKLKP